The Musa acuminata AAA Group cultivar baxijiao chromosome BXJ1-3, Cavendish_Baxijiao_AAA, whole genome shotgun sequence genome window below encodes:
- the LOC135626221 gene encoding THO complex subunit 4A-like has protein sequence MSSGLDMSLDDIIKNNKKSAAGGRGRGRGSGTGPARRVPNRSANRSAPYSFGKAPDSAWQHDIYAAPMGGFPAPAARASSIETGTKLYISNLEYGVSNEDIKELFSEVGDLKRYSVNYDRSGRSKGTAEVVFSRRADALAAVKRYNNVLLDGKPMQIEIIGINIPTPAAVPQFSNGVSRNPNGAPKRTGPGRVSAGWPRGGGRGRGKGRGQGRGRGEPVSAAALDADLDKYHEEAMQTN, from the exons ATGTCGAGCGGTTTGGACATGTCTCTCGATGACATCATCAAGAACAACAAGAAGTCCGCCGCGGGGGGCCGCGGCCGGGGCCGTGGTTCGGGCACTGGACCCGCCCGCCGCGTCCCCAACCGGTCGGCGAACCGATCCGCCCCATACTCCTTCGGGAAG GCTCCCGACTCGGCGTGGCAGCATGACATTTATGCGGCTCCGATGGGCGGCTTCCCTGCTCCTGCGGCTCGGGCTTCCTCTATAGAGACCGGCACCAAACTCTATATTTCCAACTTGGAATACGGTGTCTCGAACGAGGACATCAAG GAGCTCTTTTCAGAGGTTGGTGATCTGAAGCGCTATTCAGTAAATTATGATAGAAGCGGAAGATCTAAG ggAACGGCTGAGGTGGTCTTCTCAAGGCGGGCTGATGCTTTAGCAGCTGTGAAGAGATACAACAATGTGCTGCTTGATGGAAAACCAATGCAAATAGAAATTATCGGAATAAATATTCCAACACCAGCTGCCGTGCCTCAGTTCTCTAATGGTGTCTCCAGAAATCCTAACGGTGCTCCCAAAAG AACTGGACCAGGAAGGGTTTCTGCAGGATGGCCACGAGGTGGTGGTCGTGGAAGGGGGAAAGGTCGTGGCCAAGGTAGAGGCCGTGGTGAACCAGTATCTGCTGCAGCACTTGATGCTGATTTGGACAAGTATCATGAAGAAGCAATGCAAACTAACTGA